From the genome of Candidatus Nanopelagicales bacterium, one region includes:
- a CDS encoding ERAP1-like C-terminal domain-containing protein gives AHMWFGNLVTMHWWDDLWLNESFAEWASHFANVKATRFTEAWTTFLNQRKAWAYRQDQLPSTHPIAADMVDLDAVRVNFDGITYAKGAAALRQLVAWVGEDEFVEGLRRYFNKHAWGNTRLSDLLTALTESSGRELDSWSAQWLQTSGVNLLKPEVEVDDDGNYVRVILRQEPPSSPAGVAQTLRNHRVALGLYQRQDGRLTRTRQVELDLVGAGVNVEELRGEAGADLLLINDGDLTFAKVRLDDSSIRTAIEGIGEFDDSLARALVWGATWDMTRDAEIGTADYLKLVLAGLPHEGDVGVVQQVIRQLRTAIDVYATDDHRLRYQSELADALLIMTRRADAGSDHQLAFARGFIATASSEEALNLVAGLHGGTEQISGLEIDTEMRWSLLQRLVIMGRAGRAQIATELARDNTATGQRHVAFLEAAIPSPEAKAAAWHAALHDAELPNHLLAATIGGIMVSEQRELLRPHVAEYFDSIPATWADRTPEMAQQIVAGLYPMLLVDPQIAARSQRFLAENALLAAGARRLVGEGLDGLERAMRCQERDGLGG, from the coding sequence GCACACATGTGGTTCGGCAACTTGGTGACGATGCACTGGTGGGACGACCTGTGGCTCAACGAGTCGTTCGCTGAGTGGGCATCCCACTTTGCCAACGTCAAGGCGACCAGATTCACCGAGGCCTGGACGACCTTCCTCAACCAGCGCAAGGCGTGGGCGTACCGCCAAGACCAGTTGCCCTCGACCCACCCGATCGCCGCCGACATGGTTGACCTCGACGCAGTCCGGGTCAACTTCGACGGCATCACCTACGCGAAGGGCGCGGCAGCTCTGCGCCAACTTGTCGCGTGGGTCGGCGAGGACGAGTTCGTTGAGGGTCTGCGTCGCTATTTCAACAAGCACGCGTGGGGCAACACTCGGCTCTCCGACCTCCTCACCGCATTGACCGAGTCGTCGGGCCGGGAGTTGGATTCATGGTCTGCGCAATGGCTCCAGACCTCTGGCGTCAACCTGCTGAAGCCAGAGGTCGAAGTGGATGACGACGGCAATTACGTTCGGGTGATCCTGCGCCAGGAACCACCGAGCTCCCCCGCGGGCGTCGCGCAGACGCTGCGGAACCATCGCGTTGCCCTTGGCCTCTACCAGCGCCAAGACGGGCGACTGACTCGAACTCGGCAGGTCGAGCTGGACCTGGTCGGCGCGGGAGTGAACGTCGAGGAGCTTCGCGGCGAGGCGGGCGCGGACCTGCTGCTGATCAATGATGGCGACCTGACCTTTGCCAAGGTTCGCCTTGACGATTCCAGCATCAGGACCGCGATCGAGGGCATCGGCGAGTTCGACGATTCCCTGGCGCGCGCCTTGGTCTGGGGGGCGACCTGGGACATGACCCGCGATGCCGAGATCGGAACTGCGGATTACCTCAAGCTAGTGCTCGCGGGGCTGCCTCACGAGGGTGACGTCGGAGTCGTTCAGCAAGTCATCCGCCAGCTGAGAACGGCGATCGACGTGTACGCCACCGATGATCACCGACTCCGCTACCAGAGCGAACTCGCCGATGCCCTGCTCATAATGACGAGGCGGGCCGACGCTGGCAGCGACCACCAACTGGCCTTCGCGCGCGGCTTCATCGCAACGGCAAGCAGCGAGGAAGCCCTGAACCTCGTCGCCGGTTTGCACGGGGGTACGGAGCAGATCAGTGGTCTGGAGATTGACACTGAGATGCGTTGGAGTCTGTTGCAGCGTCTGGTCATCATGGGTCGCGCAGGCCGTGCGCAGATCGCGACTGAGCTCGCCAGGGACAACACAGCAACCGGCCAACGGCACGTCGCGTTCCTCGAGGCCGCGATCCCGTCACCGGAAGCCAAAGCCGCCGCCTGGCACGCGGCGCTGCACGATGCCGAGCTTCCCAACCATCTGCTCGCGGCAACCATCGGTGGCATCATGGTCAGCGAGCAACGCGAACTCCTACGTCCCCATGTTGCGGAGTACTTCGACTCGATCCCGGCAACGTGGGCTGATCGCACGCCCGAGATGGCACAGCAGATCGTCGCGGGCCTCTACCCGATGTTGTTGGTAGACCCCCAGATTGCCGCGAGGTCGCAAAGATTCCTGGCCGAGAACGCCCTGCTGGCCGCCGGTGCTCGCCGACTGGTGGGCGAAGGCCTCGACGGACTTGAGCGAGCGATGCGCTGCCAGGAGCGCGACGGCCTCGGCGGTTAG
- a CDS encoding DUF5130 family protein — protein MLDGELTDAPFSNGQVASLEKALYRARSSTGFEFSCYVGALANGRQTATTLHQQFRDPARSVLVAVDPGGRLIEIVTGVGVKDYLDDQACRLACLTMSSRFTIGDIAAGLRDGIIVLAEHARTSESQEVLHSDLPE, from the coding sequence GTGCTAGATGGTGAACTCACCGACGCGCCTTTCAGTAACGGTCAAGTGGCCTCGCTGGAGAAGGCGCTGTACCGCGCCCGGTCCTCCACCGGCTTTGAGTTTTCCTGCTACGTCGGGGCGCTGGCGAATGGTCGCCAAACGGCGACAACTCTTCACCAGCAGTTCCGTGACCCGGCTCGCAGTGTGCTCGTCGCCGTTGATCCAGGTGGGCGCCTCATCGAGATCGTCACCGGCGTTGGCGTCAAGGACTATCTGGACGACCAGGCCTGCCGACTTGCCTGCCTGACCATGTCCTCGCGGTTCACCATCGGCGACATCGCCGCGGGCCTTCGCGACGGAATCATCGTGCTCGCAGAACATGCGCGCACGTCAGAAAGCCAGGAAGTGCTCCACTCCGACCTGCCCGAGTAG
- the malQ gene encoding 4-alpha-glucanotransferase produces the protein MSSSPAPSPSFEKPDDELAALADAFGVSISYQDQAEETKLVSAPTIRAVLQAMGVDASTRASCRAALARIAITRWESTLPPSVVVRQTADKSSPWRSWVHVRNDEPVRLWVDLEGGGRRHDVALSKDKPKLGSIDGVAVTEIVVLLPRDLPMGYHRLVAVTDERQHECELIVTPERLTMDPSLVEHRGWGVAAQLYSARSSRSWGVGDLADLGELSSWFGRELGSAFTLVNPLHSAAPTPPMEASPYLPITRRFANPIYLRVEAIPEFAYLGEAARQEIDVIAAPLLAADNDANLLDRDATWAGKRRALELVFGVPLSPGRQAGFDAYVRDEGQGLTDFATWCALAEVHGPRWDRWPAELQQIASAAVSREAQRLSKRVAFHRWLQWQLDEQMAAVQHGAKDAGMPIGIMHDLAVGVHRFGSDTWSDPLGMARAVTVGAPPDNFNQVGQDWSQPPRRPDQLAATGYRSYRDMLRTLLRHSGGLRIDHVLGLFRLWWIPKGMPSSAGTYVRYDHHAMVDILVLEAARAGALVVGEDLGTVQPWVRGFLAERGILGTTILWFERKKGVPIPPAKWRANAMATVTVHDLPPTLGFLAGAHVRLRHELNLLTRSLEDEQAAFEGELSAWRTMMEDAGLLRPQASEDEVVVALHRLMTWSPAKLLAVTLTDLVGDRRIQNQPGTDKEYPNWQMPLCGPDGEVVLIDELPSLDRLRAIVGAVGGHRRGPV, from the coding sequence GTGAGCAGTAGCCCTGCCCCATCACCTTCGTTCGAGAAGCCCGACGACGAGTTAGCGGCCCTGGCCGATGCCTTCGGGGTGTCAATCAGCTACCAGGATCAAGCTGAAGAGACCAAACTCGTATCCGCCCCAACTATCCGGGCGGTGTTGCAGGCGATGGGTGTCGACGCATCGACGCGGGCGAGCTGTCGCGCGGCGCTGGCTCGAATCGCGATCACCCGTTGGGAGTCGACGCTGCCGCCGTCAGTGGTCGTCAGGCAAACCGCCGACAAATCCTCGCCGTGGCGCAGTTGGGTACACGTCCGGAATGACGAACCGGTTCGGCTGTGGGTCGACCTGGAGGGTGGCGGACGCCGGCACGACGTTGCGCTGTCGAAGGACAAGCCCAAGCTGGGGTCGATCGATGGAGTTGCCGTCACCGAGATCGTCGTCCTACTTCCGCGCGATCTACCGATGGGATATCACCGGCTGGTCGCGGTGACCGACGAGCGCCAGCACGAGTGTGAACTGATCGTCACACCCGAACGGCTGACGATGGATCCCAGCTTGGTAGAACACCGTGGCTGGGGTGTGGCTGCCCAGCTCTACTCAGCGCGATCCAGCCGTTCGTGGGGTGTTGGCGACCTTGCCGATCTCGGTGAGCTCAGTTCGTGGTTCGGTCGGGAACTGGGCTCAGCTTTCACGTTGGTGAATCCGCTTCACTCAGCCGCTCCCACCCCGCCGATGGAGGCGTCCCCCTACCTGCCGATCACCCGCCGATTCGCCAATCCGATCTATCTTCGCGTCGAGGCCATACCTGAGTTTGCCTACCTAGGCGAAGCCGCCCGTCAGGAGATCGATGTCATCGCGGCACCGCTGCTAGCCGCTGACAACGACGCCAACCTGCTCGACCGCGATGCCACGTGGGCGGGTAAGCGCCGAGCGTTGGAGTTGGTTTTCGGCGTGCCGCTCAGTCCGGGGCGGCAAGCGGGTTTTGACGCGTATGTGCGCGACGAGGGCCAGGGTCTGACCGACTTTGCCACGTGGTGTGCCCTGGCCGAGGTGCATGGTCCACGGTGGGATCGGTGGCCGGCGGAACTTCAACAGATTGCCTCCGCAGCCGTCTCGCGCGAGGCGCAACGGTTGAGCAAACGGGTGGCCTTCCACCGCTGGTTGCAGTGGCAACTCGATGAGCAGATGGCTGCCGTTCAACACGGTGCCAAAGACGCGGGTATGCCGATCGGCATCATGCACGACCTAGCCGTGGGGGTGCATCGCTTCGGGTCGGACACTTGGTCCGATCCGCTCGGGATGGCGCGGGCAGTGACGGTGGGCGCTCCGCCGGACAACTTCAACCAGGTGGGCCAAGACTGGTCGCAACCACCCCGACGACCCGACCAACTCGCCGCGACTGGCTACCGCAGCTATCGCGACATGCTGCGAACTCTGTTGCGCCACTCCGGGGGTTTGCGCATCGACCACGTGCTCGGCCTCTTCCGGCTCTGGTGGATACCGAAGGGGATGCCATCCTCGGCGGGTACCTATGTCCGCTATGACCACCACGCGATGGTCGACATCCTGGTCCTCGAGGCGGCTCGCGCGGGGGCGCTCGTTGTCGGTGAGGACTTGGGAACGGTGCAACCGTGGGTTCGAGGGTTCCTCGCCGAACGCGGAATCCTCGGTACGACCATCCTGTGGTTCGAACGAAAGAAGGGGGTTCCCATCCCTCCCGCGAAGTGGCGCGCTAACGCGATGGCCACAGTCACCGTGCACGATCTGCCCCCGACCCTGGGGTTCTTGGCCGGAGCGCACGTGAGGCTGCGACACGAACTCAACTTGCTCACCAGGTCGTTGGAAGACGAGCAGGCCGCATTCGAAGGGGAGCTCAGCGCCTGGCGCACGATGATGGAGGACGCGGGGTTGCTGCGACCACAGGCCAGCGAGGATGAGGTGGTGGTCGCACTGCACCGACTGATGACCTGGTCGCCAGCGAAATTGCTCGCGGTGACGTTGACGGATCTGGTCGGCGATCGACGAATCCAGAATCAGCCGGGAACAGACAAGGAGTACCCGAACTGGCAGATGCCGCTGTGTGGCCCAGATGGCGAGGTTGTCCTCATCGACGAGCTGCCGTCTTTGGATCGACTCCGCGCAATCGTGGGGGCGGTCGGCGGGCATCGGCGTGGGCCGGTCTAG
- a CDS encoding amidase gives MSKLHDLTALEQAKAIRAGTTSALELAEHYIHRSERLTDDVGAFVELTPELALDQARAADARVRAASADDVLPPLLGVVCPVKDLDFVSGIPTRFGSSAIDITPWEDDNVVTKLRAAGLVFTGKTNTPEMGLPCYTEPDVAPPARTPWDLTRSAAGSSGGAAAAVSSGLAPFAHGSDGGGSIRIPSSVTGLVGIKPSRGRVSNGPLRDPIGEVNVSGPIARTVADAAALLDAMAGGFPGDPFGAPAPSDTFLAAARRDPGKLRIGFYETPSLSHVSLHPDVATAVARTASALEELGHELVEVAPPFDDSILPMFTTVWNTLATLTPVAPDKEELLRPLTKHLRQLGWQISGPQLAGSISMLRISARAAMIATNGFDAILAPTIADIPALVGQLRNDDDPAADFDAQVRYSPFCAAYNVTGQPAINVPMNWNANGLPIGVQLVGRMFEEETIISLAAQLEAAHSWLGRYPAIW, from the coding sequence GTGAGCAAGTTGCACGACCTGACGGCCCTCGAGCAAGCCAAGGCGATCAGGGCTGGCACGACGTCAGCGCTCGAATTGGCCGAGCACTACATCCACCGGTCCGAGCGACTGACCGACGATGTCGGCGCATTCGTGGAGCTCACACCTGAACTCGCTCTGGACCAGGCGCGAGCGGCCGACGCACGCGTGCGCGCGGCTTCCGCCGACGATGTCCTGCCACCCCTGCTCGGCGTCGTGTGTCCGGTCAAGGACCTCGACTTCGTCTCCGGCATTCCGACCCGATTCGGTTCCAGCGCGATCGACATCACGCCGTGGGAAGACGACAACGTCGTGACCAAACTGCGCGCAGCCGGATTGGTATTTACGGGCAAGACCAACACTCCCGAGATGGGTCTGCCCTGCTACACCGAGCCCGACGTCGCCCCACCTGCCCGGACTCCGTGGGACCTGACTCGGTCTGCGGCGGGCTCCTCCGGCGGAGCAGCCGCAGCGGTTTCTTCGGGGCTGGCACCGTTCGCTCACGGCAGTGACGGCGGCGGTTCCATTCGTATCCCGTCATCGGTGACCGGCCTCGTCGGCATCAAGCCGTCTCGCGGTCGAGTGAGCAACGGTCCGCTACGCGATCCGATCGGCGAGGTCAACGTCAGCGGCCCGATCGCCAGGACCGTCGCTGACGCAGCAGCTCTGCTAGATGCCATGGCTGGCGGCTTTCCCGGCGATCCGTTCGGCGCCCCGGCGCCTTCGGACACCTTCCTCGCCGCCGCTAGGCGCGACCCTGGCAAGCTGCGGATTGGTTTCTATGAAACGCCATCGCTGAGTCACGTGTCCCTGCACCCAGATGTCGCGACGGCGGTGGCGCGGACGGCCAGCGCCCTGGAGGAGCTTGGGCACGAGTTGGTGGAAGTCGCACCGCCTTTCGACGACTCCATCCTGCCGATGTTCACGACCGTCTGGAATACCCTTGCCACGCTCACTCCAGTCGCGCCGGACAAGGAGGAGTTGCTGCGGCCACTGACAAAACACCTGCGCCAGTTGGGTTGGCAGATCAGTGGCCCACAGCTTGCCGGCTCGATCTCCATGTTGCGCATCAGCGCGCGGGCCGCAATGATCGCCACGAACGGATTCGACGCGATTCTGGCACCGACGATCGCCGACATTCCGGCGCTGGTCGGGCAGCTTCGGAACGACGACGACCCAGCTGCTGATTTTGACGCACAGGTCCGTTACAGCCCGTTCTGCGCTGCCTACAACGTCACCGGTCAGCCAGCCATCAACGTTCCAATGAACTGGAACGCAAACGGACTGCCAATCGGTGTCCAGTTGGTCGGTCGGATGTTCGAGGAGGAGACGATCATCTCCCTCGCCGCCCAGCTCGAGGCCGCACACAGCTGGCTCGGCCGTTACCCGGCGATCTGGTGA
- a CDS encoding DUF1049 domain-containing protein, producing the protein MTPKAPWTSYIKPVAWALVAIYVVVFVFVNRTIVQIDFIFFKTDVALIFVLVGMTLIGAGLAIGVLVATRRRAAKKAAAPTPKAGAQPAQSSPKKVGK; encoded by the coding sequence ATGACCCCCAAAGCCCCGTGGACCTCGTACATCAAACCGGTCGCGTGGGCATTGGTCGCGATCTACGTCGTCGTGTTTGTGTTCGTCAACCGAACGATCGTGCAGATCGACTTCATCTTCTTCAAGACAGACGTCGCGCTGATATTCGTGCTGGTCGGAATGACGTTGATCGGTGCAGGGTTGGCGATCGGGGTTCTGGTCGCCACCCGCAGGCGGGCGGCGAAGAAAGCGGCGGCACCGACTCCCAAGGCCGGTGCGCAACCTGCCCAGTCGTCGCCTAAGAAGGTGGGCAAGTGA
- a CDS encoding S9 family peptidase yields the protein MHPTASIHQPYPLAQRLDLVEVIHGCDVADPYRWLEDRDDPQTQEWLAAEAALFSAEREGWHTIDHWRRRLQALLGSGTISPPVWRGLWRFQLRREPGQEHAVLQATDADGGTRILVDPIALDPTGLTTLDSWQPSKEGDRLAYQLSVGGTEESEVHVIDVATGESLEGPIDRARYSPIGWLVGGEAYYYVRRLAPDVLPPGEEQFHRRVWLHRVGSQPDQDVLIFGDGRKKTEYFGAGVSRDGRWLSISASEGTAPRNDLWVADLTASDPATPNLVPVQVGVDAQTGLRFGRDGRVYVFTDRDAPRGRLAVTIPELWEPDDWVDLIAEDPEAVLESFAILDGPELDRAVILASWTRHAISEITVHDLASGSRVDTIELPGVGTVGGIGERPDGGHEAWFTYTDNATIPRVMHYDARTGELTVSDYPPGFVQVPRISSTVEVYRSPDGTEVRMLLLAPTDARTEDGKPTATRPTILYGYGGFGVPMAPSYSPSVLAWVEAGGVYAIACIRGGSEEGEQWHRDGMLANKQNVYDDFIAAAQWLIDGEWTTPEQLAISGGSNGGLLVGAVMTQRPDLFAGVHCSAPLLDMIRYEGSGLGETWNVEYGSAANPQEFQWLAAYSPYHHVREGVAYPATLFTAFDQDTRVDPMHARKMCAALQHSTVGSNPILLRTESDVGHGARSISRSVDLSADVLAFHASVTGLDQEISE from the coding sequence ATGCATCCAACGGCCAGCATCCACCAGCCGTACCCGCTCGCGCAACGGCTTGACCTGGTCGAGGTGATCCATGGGTGTGACGTCGCTGATCCTTACCGGTGGCTCGAGGACCGCGATGATCCACAGACGCAGGAGTGGTTGGCTGCAGAAGCAGCTTTGTTCTCCGCCGAGCGCGAGGGTTGGCACACGATTGACCACTGGCGACGACGGCTGCAAGCGCTGCTCGGTTCCGGCACGATCAGCCCGCCGGTCTGGCGGGGACTCTGGCGATTCCAACTGAGGCGCGAGCCCGGCCAGGAGCATGCGGTACTGCAGGCAACCGACGCCGACGGCGGGACCCGAATCCTCGTCGATCCAATCGCGCTCGATCCGACTGGCCTGACGACGCTGGACTCCTGGCAGCCCTCCAAGGAAGGTGACCGGCTCGCCTATCAGCTCTCTGTTGGCGGTACCGAAGAGTCAGAAGTTCACGTCATCGACGTCGCGACCGGCGAATCGCTGGAAGGACCGATTGATCGAGCCCGATATTCCCCTATCGGTTGGCTGGTGGGTGGCGAGGCGTACTACTACGTTCGCCGACTAGCACCCGATGTGTTGCCGCCCGGCGAGGAGCAGTTCCACCGCCGAGTGTGGCTACACCGGGTAGGCAGCCAGCCGGACCAGGATGTGCTCATCTTTGGCGATGGCCGGAAGAAGACCGAGTACTTCGGAGCTGGCGTCAGCCGCGACGGTCGATGGCTGTCCATCAGTGCAAGCGAGGGAACGGCACCGCGCAACGACCTCTGGGTCGCAGATCTAACCGCAAGCGATCCAGCCACTCCGAACCTGGTTCCTGTCCAGGTAGGTGTCGATGCGCAGACAGGGTTGCGATTCGGCCGCGATGGTCGGGTCTACGTCTTCACCGACCGCGATGCGCCACGCGGGCGACTGGCCGTCACCATTCCCGAACTGTGGGAGCCGGACGACTGGGTGGACCTTATCGCCGAAGATCCGGAGGCCGTACTGGAGAGCTTTGCCATTCTGGATGGGCCTGAGCTCGATCGGGCGGTAATCCTGGCCAGTTGGACCCGCCACGCAATCAGCGAGATCACCGTGCACGATCTCGCGTCCGGCTCGCGTGTCGACACGATCGAACTGCCGGGCGTTGGCACGGTCGGTGGGATCGGCGAACGGCCGGACGGCGGACACGAGGCGTGGTTCACCTACACCGATAACGCAACGATTCCACGGGTGATGCACTACGACGCGCGCACCGGCGAGTTGACGGTCTCGGACTATCCGCCGGGCTTCGTCCAGGTGCCGCGAATCAGCTCGACCGTGGAGGTGTACCGCAGCCCGGACGGCACCGAAGTGCGGATGTTATTGCTGGCTCCAACCGACGCACGAACCGAGGATGGCAAGCCGACCGCGACTCGTCCGACGATTCTCTACGGCTACGGGGGCTTCGGGGTACCAATGGCGCCGAGTTACTCGCCGTCGGTGCTGGCCTGGGTGGAAGCCGGCGGAGTCTACGCGATCGCTTGCATTCGTGGCGGTAGTGAGGAGGGCGAGCAATGGCACCGCGACGGCATGCTCGCCAACAAGCAGAACGTGTACGACGACTTCATCGCTGCGGCGCAGTGGCTGATCGACGGGGAGTGGACGACACCGGAGCAACTAGCCATCAGCGGGGGCTCAAACGGTGGCCTGCTGGTCGGAGCCGTGATGACCCAGCGGCCAGATCTATTCGCCGGCGTGCACTGTTCGGCTCCGCTGCTCGACATGATCCGGTACGAGGGATCGGGCCTAGGTGAGACCTGGAACGTCGAGTACGGCAGCGCGGCAAACCCGCAGGAATTCCAATGGTTGGCCGCGTACTCGCCCTACCACCATGTTCGCGAGGGCGTCGCTTACCCGGCGACCCTATTCACCGCGTTTGACCAAGACACCCGCGTGGATCCAATGCACGCCCGCAAGATGTGCGCCGCCCTACAACACAGCACCGTCGGCAGCAACCCGATTCTGCTGCGGACCGAATCGGATGTCGGTCACGGCGCTCGATCGATCTCGCGTAGCGTGGACCTCTCGGCCGATGTGCTCGCGTTTCACGCGTCGGTAACCGGTTTGGACCAGGAGATCAGCGAGTGA
- a CDS encoding mechanosensitive ion channel family protein yields MNLLTSTLGWTSDQLVETFVGLPLKIMIIVVVCVASWVVVTQVIARVTKKLVSKAETNREVVARRSEHTSDLSQVLMSQRRRARAEAIASLLRSTTTAFIGAVGVLLVLAQLNIDITPLLASAGVIGVALGFGAQSLVKDYLSGIFLILEDQYGVGDVVDLGPVVGTVEDVTLRTTRVRDMSGVVWYVRNGEVLRVANRSQGWTLAIVDVTVAYNDDLDQVRSLVEAVADDMDADPQYDNKLLGKPIFAGVESMGSDTVTVRVTAKAAPEQQVNVTRIIRERLKLTFDRAGIGMPSAATGSPAEPAPPPASTPGPGHPPPKIYGTGPLKP; encoded by the coding sequence GTGAACCTACTTACTTCGACCCTCGGGTGGACGTCTGACCAGCTCGTCGAAACGTTCGTCGGCCTGCCGCTGAAGATCATGATCATCGTTGTGGTCTGCGTCGCCTCGTGGGTCGTCGTCACCCAGGTCATCGCACGAGTGACCAAGAAGCTGGTCTCCAAGGCCGAAACGAATCGCGAGGTGGTCGCACGGCGTTCCGAACACACCAGCGACTTGTCCCAGGTCCTGATGTCGCAGCGTCGCCGGGCACGCGCTGAGGCGATCGCCTCGTTGCTGAGGTCAACGACGACGGCGTTCATCGGTGCCGTCGGCGTGCTGCTCGTCCTGGCCCAACTCAATATCGACATTACCCCGTTGCTCGCCAGCGCTGGTGTCATCGGTGTCGCACTTGGCTTCGGTGCGCAGAGCCTGGTCAAGGACTACCTGTCCGGCATCTTCCTCATCCTGGAGGACCAATATGGGGTGGGCGACGTGGTCGACCTGGGGCCAGTCGTCGGCACGGTCGAGGACGTGACACTGCGAACGACTCGGGTTCGCGACATGTCTGGCGTGGTTTGGTACGTCCGCAATGGCGAGGTCCTTCGCGTGGCAAACCGATCCCAGGGATGGACGCTGGCCATCGTGGACGTGACCGTCGCCTATAACGATGATCTGGACCAGGTTCGGTCGCTGGTCGAGGCCGTGGCGGACGACATGGATGCCGATCCGCAGTACGACAACAAGTTGCTGGGCAAACCAATCTTTGCCGGCGTCGAGTCAATGGGGTCCGACACTGTGACGGTCCGGGTAACGGCGAAAGCCGCCCCGGAGCAACAGGTGAACGTCACCCGAATTATCCGCGAGCGCCTCAAACTCACGTTCGACCGAGCTGGCATCGGAATGCCATCGGCAGCAACCGGAAGTCCGGCCGAACCCGCGCCACCTCCTGCCAGCACCCCCGGACCCGGTCATCCCCCACCCAAGATCTATGGAACGGGACCACTGAAGCCCTAG
- a CDS encoding globin produces MTAQTPPGDTEQSLYEQFGGHDFFAALVADFYSTVAIDPVLRPLYPEEDLGPAELRLRMFFEQYWGGPSTYSEQRGHPRLRLRHGPFAIDEAARDHWLAHMRTALDKRELDARLDDEMWRYLVMAAHAMVNVHEGLRPDKPVADI; encoded by the coding sequence ATGACGGCGCAGACTCCACCAGGCGACACCGAACAGTCACTCTACGAGCAATTTGGCGGTCACGATTTCTTCGCTGCGCTGGTGGCGGACTTCTACTCGACGGTCGCCATCGACCCCGTTTTGCGACCGTTGTATCCCGAGGAGGATCTAGGTCCGGCGGAGTTGCGACTGAGGATGTTCTTTGAGCAGTACTGGGGCGGGCCGAGCACCTACTCCGAGCAGCGCGGGCATCCTCGCTTGCGCCTGCGCCACGGGCCCTTCGCGATTGACGAGGCCGCCCGAGACCATTGGCTCGCACACATGCGCACGGCTTTGGACAAGCGCGAACTGGACGCCCGCCTCGACGACGAGATGTGGCGTTATCTGGTGATGGCCGCCCACGCGATGGTCAACGTTCACGAGGGTTTGCGCCCGGACAAGCCGGTCGCTGACATCTAG